The Megalops cyprinoides isolate fMegCyp1 chromosome 10, fMegCyp1.pri, whole genome shotgun sequence genome window below encodes:
- the zyx gene encoding zyxin, with translation MADSSSSKPFVVTSSLSLKVTAPSFYNQPKKFASVAPPRPKSQTGPSATSASPASTAVIGRVGELPPPPPALCEDFPPPPPPLDDAELPAPPPECQTTPPASEAPLPAFPAPPPPPEEDLPLPSPPEEEAPLPGSPPTPPPPPPPPLPAASSNGNNSQRFLEKQTSFDRQLDSLTDMLSEMETRGPFNPKLPSQVPLVPAPKPSGPPPTAPKPPLSFLPPPELQDRPPPAPWAEELKLRQTNRQANQTPASAPSQPQPAAKGPTAGSKPTFPVSQSTPSNASPGFGQKAGVLAPSVNQKGTNNNPTPFAAKPTPSSSFPPPPPPVNHAPSSNRSVSPAFNHSKATPPSSQGHVSNPPSAPQPKPMTAPPPPQGQPKGPPAPKASSATGSGAPLSMREVEELERMTQDFIKGMDAHAPVITSPPTEVCGKCGEALSRSQPAVRAMDRLFHSECFSCMSCHRTLQGMQFYDRDGEPQCEDCYVNSLAVCARCGERVTDRVLKAVGQSFHAHCFRCSTCSCSLEGAPFITDDNNNPYCVADYHRRFSPVCVSCKEPIVPDPGSEETVRVVALDKNFHLKCYRCEDCARPLSIEADTDGCYPLDGRILCMKCHTHRAKQAAQ, from the exons ATGGCTgactccagcagcagcaaacCATTTGTAGTGAcgtcctccctctccctcaaaGTTACCGCCCCTTCCTTTTATAACCAACCAAAAAAGTTTGCTTCTGTGGCTCCGCCCCGCCCTAAAAGCCAGACCGGCCCGTCAGCAACGAGCGCATCACCTGCCAGCACAGCTGTCATTGGTCGAGTTGGAGAGCTGCCCCCACCTCCTCCGGCCCTCTGTGAAG atttcccaccccctcctccccctttgGATGATGCTGAGCTAccagccccacccccagaaTGCCAGACCACACCCCCTGCCTCCGAGGCCCCCCTGCCTGCtttccctgctcctccccctccacccgAGGAGGATTTGCCCCTCCCATCTCCACCTGAGGAGGAAGCCCCCCTGCCTGGTTCCCCTCcgacccctcctccccctccaccaccccctctccctgctgcatcCAGTAACGGCAATAACTCACAG AGGTTCCTGGAGAAACAGACCAGCTTCGACAGACAGCTGGATTCCCTGACTGACATGCTGTCTGAGATGGAGACCAGAGGACCCTTTAATCCCAAG TTGCCTAGTCAAGTCCCACTGGTGCCTGCACCCAAGCCATCTGGTCCACCGCCCACCGCCCCAAAACCACCTCTCTCATTCCTGCCTCCCCCCGAGCTGCAGGATCGCCCACCTCCGGCCCCATGGGCAGAGGAGCTCAAACTCAGGCAGACGAACAGACAGGCCAATCAAACTCCAGCATCTGCCCCCAGTCAACCACAACCGGCTGCAAAGGGTCCGACCGCCGGATCTAAGCCGACTTTCCCTGTCAGTCAGAGCACACCGAGCAACGCAAGCCCCGGTTTTGGCCAGAAAGCTGGGGTTCTGGCTCCCTCTGTTAACCAGAAGGGCACGAACAATAACCCCACTCCGTTCGCTGCTAAACCCACCCCATCCAGCTCtttccccccaccaccccctcctgtCAATCACGCCCCTTCCAGCAACCGCTCTGTTTCTCCAGCCTTCAATCACTCAAAAGCCACTCCACCCAGCAGCCAGGGACATGTGAGCAACCCCCCCTCTGCTCCGCAACCCAAGCCCATGACTGCACCCCCTCCTCCGCAAGGACAGCCAAAGGGACCTCCCGCCCCCaag GCCTCCTCAGCCACGGGGTCTGGAGCACCGCTTTCCatgagggaggtggaggagctggagagaatgACACAGGACTTCATCAAGGGCATGGACGCTCACGCCCCCGTCATCACGTCACCTCCCACAG AGGTGTGTGGGAAGTGTGGCGAGGCTCTGTCCCGGTCCCAGCCGGCGGTGCGAGCGATGGACAGACTCTTCCACTCAGAGTGCTTCAGCTGCATGTCCTGCCACCGTACGCTACAGGGCATGCAGTTCTACGACCGGGATGGGGAGCCACAGTGCGAGGACTGCTATGTC AACTCGCTGGCAGTGTGTGCTCGCTGTGGGGAGCGGGTGACTGACCGGGTGCTGAAGGCCGTCGGCCAGAGCTTCCACGCCCACTGTTTCCgctgcagcacctgcagctgcagcctggAGGGGGCGCCCTTTATCACGGACGATAATAACAACCCTTACTGTGTCGCCGACTACCACCG CCGCTTCTCTCCTGTGTGCGTGAGCTGTAAGGAGCCCATTGTGCCTGACCCAGGAAGCGAAGAGACCGTCAGGGTCGTGGCTCTCGACAAGAACTTTCACCTTAAGTGCTACCGATGTGAG GATTGTGCACGGCCTCTTTCCATAGAGGCAGACACCGATGGTTGCTACCCGTTGGATGGTAGGATTCTCTGCATGAAGTGCCACACCCACCGTGCCAAACAGGCTGCGCAGTGA
- the kel gene encoding kell blood group glycoprotein encodes MIDAPPTSQPQSGAVKRSHWDQYRPFLLGLVCSSFLSTLLGLGLYLRHSSSNTLIPPETAQAPLPCLTPACLKAAAQLSAAVDPFAQPCDYFLASCGAGGQTVASRGRQRGKEITQGKREEEEGAGETEGGGKIPNLDRATQTNQDDPRDTSSSLSDRQTALLHIIKEILESEARPGSLNSAEQKVRTFFQSCMNTRRIEQLGSEPVLKLIEKLGGWAVSGKWNHGDFNVTLSLLMKEYSTFPFFSVYVGRDPNDSDSTSHRKYIQIDQPEFQIPVEWDNKEKKSKVTPQTMRHFLSPHLQLLGRLGAPSSSTNLHTGLFLQLSSQLALAASPLSHRLQHQLLYQRMTVRELQAVAPAIDWLRCLRATFHPLPVNQSDVVFLHNLPYIINMSRIISKWQRNQEMSGSGSLHTFMILSLLHKVIPALDSKFTEIQRNLSVALGDTQEVIPRWKKCVLEAEKGFDTVLVPMMRERVGEQEAEELMQNIYSSFKSRLASLRWRDEESHTAVVNKIRTLTPRLLSNREILNRTKAEQQYSEVPVSEDDYFSNYLQFLSLQRRRRNKLFSSTTAPDILSFTPSLSGEEVHFPLGMFVTPFFHPSYPRAVNYGILGTMMAKEILHLLLPDIQSQSETPQTVGECVWAHYLRLTESSHRADPPRLTPAQQQEIWIQYSALQIALQAYNQSLLMYHDDTSLSGLSYTPLFFTSFTQINCSPDPSNDLLPFEPLFLVTVVCMNSDFCPKPTTCSHSTRQDLSQTC; translated from the exons ATGATTGACGCCCCACCAACATCTCAG CCCCAGTCTGGCGCGGTGAAGCGAAGTCACTGGGACCAGTACCGGCCATTCCTGTTGGGCCTCGTGTGTTCCTCCTTCCTTTCCACACTGCTGGGGCTAGGGCTTTATTTACGTCACAGCTCGTCAAACACGCTGATCCCTCCAGAAACAGCGCAAG CCCCACTTCCTTGCCTCACCCCAGCCTGCCTGAAGGCCGCAGCACAGCTGTCTGCTGCAGTTGATCCCTTTGCCCAGCCCTGTGATTACTTTCTGGCCAGctgtggggcaggggggcaaACAGtagccagcagggggagacagagaggcaaggAAATTACtcaaggaaagagagaggaagaggagggagcaggTGAAACCGAAGGGGGAGGGAAAATACCAAATTTGGACAGAGCGACACAAACAAATCAAGATGATCCTCGAGACACGTCCTCCAGCTTatcagacaggcagacagcactgctgcacaTAATAAAGGAGATCTTAG AATCCGAGGCCAGGCCTGGCTCACTAAATTCAGCCGAGCAGAAAGTGCGCACCTTTTTCCAGTCCTGTATGAACACCAGGAGAATAGAACAGCTCGGGTCAGAACCGGTCCTGAAGCTCATAGAAAAG ctggGGGGCTGGGCAGTGTCTGGAAAGTGGAATCACGGCGACTTTAacgtcactctctctctcctgatgAAAGAATACTCCACTTTCCCATTCttcagtgtgtatgtgggaaGGGACCCCAATGACAGTGACTCTACTAGCCACAGAAAGTACATACAG ATAGATCAACCAGAGTTTCAGATCCCTGTGGAATGGGACAACAAGGAGAAAAAATCTAAAGTGACACCTCAG ACCATGCGTCacttcctctcccctcacctccaGCTGCTGGGTCGTCTGGGTGCGCCCTCGAGCAGCACTAATCTGCACACGGGCCTGTTCCTGCAGCTGTCCTCTCAGCTGGCGCTGGCTGCCTCCCCCCTGTCCCACCGCCTCCAGCACCAGCTGCTGTACCAGCGCATGACCGTGAGGGAGCTGCAG GCCGTCGCCCCTGCCATTGATTGGCTCAGATGTCTGCGGGCAACCTTTCACCCACTGCCTGTCAACCAATCTGATGTCGTCTTCCTCCACAACCTGCCTTACATCATAAACATGTCCAGGATCATCAGTAAATGGCAGCGCAATCAGGAAATGAGTGGCAG TGGCTCACTCCACACTTTCATGATCCTCAGCCTCCTACACAAGGTCATACCTGCATTAGACTCCAAGTTCActgaaatacaaagaaattTATCAGTGGCGCTCGGAGATACACAGGAA GTAATCCCCCGCTGGAAGAAATGTGTTTTAGAGGCAGAGAAAGGATTTGACACGGTGCTTGTTCCCatgatgagagagagggtgggagaacAAGAG GCGGAAGAGCTGATGCAAAACATATATTCCTCATTCAAATCCAGATTAGCCAGCCTCAGATGGAGAGATGAGGaatcacacactgctgttgtgaatAAG ATTAGGACTCTTACTCCAAGACTGTTGAGTAACAGAGAAATTCTGAACCGAACAAAAGCTGAACAACAATATTCAGAG GTGCCAGTCAGTGAAGATGACTATTTCTCCAACTACCTGCAGTTTCTCTCCCTTCAACGGAGGAGACGAAACAAACTTTTTTCATCGACGACAGCACCTGATAT CTTGTCATTCACTCCATCTCTTTCCGGTGAGGAGGTTCACTTTCCTTTGGGGATGTTCGTCACACCTTTCTTTCATCCCTCCTACCCCAG GGCTGTCAACTATGGCATATTGGGGACAATGATGGCCAAGGAAATTCTACACCTCCTTCTACCAGACA tccAGTCCCAGAGTGAGACCCCACAGacagtgggtgagtgtgtgtgggccCACTACCTCCGTCTGACCGAGAGCTCACACAGAGCTGACCCTCCCCGTCTCACCCCTGCTCAGCAGCAAGAAATATGGATACAGTACAGCGCCCTCCAGATTGCCCTGCAG GCCTACAATCAGAGTTTACTCATGTACCACGatgacacctctctctctggacTCTCTTACACCCCCTTGTTCTTCACCTCCTTCACACAG atTAATTGCAGCCCTGATCCATCCAATGACCTCTTGCCCTTTGAGCCCTTATTCCTGGTAACTGTCGTCTGTATGAACTCTGACTTTTGCCCAAAGCCGACAACTTGCTCCCACAGTACCCGCCAAGACCTGTCACAAACGTGCTGA